The proteins below come from a single Piscinibacter gummiphilus genomic window:
- a CDS encoding response regulator, translating into MVDDDRLVLATLTHGLAEAGYEIIDADNGDDAILLAREHRPDLALLDIRMEGKSGFDVAAYLREYCQIPFMFLSAFSDEQTVAQVKALGAVAYLVKPLDIHQIVPAVEAAFHQLAKRSPEGGAGHKPNADEALSQPIAMAVGVLMHRYSLSRSAALERLQKLAASESRPLQVQAERLLDAVELLSKPAEG; encoded by the coding sequence GTGGTCGACGACGACCGGCTCGTGCTGGCGACGCTCACCCACGGCCTCGCAGAAGCCGGCTACGAGATCATCGACGCCGACAACGGCGACGACGCCATCCTCCTCGCACGCGAGCACCGGCCCGATCTCGCGCTGCTCGACATCCGCATGGAAGGCAAGAGCGGCTTCGACGTGGCCGCCTACCTGCGCGAGTACTGCCAGATCCCGTTCATGTTCCTCTCGGCCTTCTCCGACGAGCAGACGGTCGCGCAGGTGAAGGCACTCGGTGCGGTGGCCTACCTCGTGAAGCCGCTCGACATCCACCAGATCGTGCCGGCCGTCGAAGCGGCGTTCCACCAGCTGGCCAAGCGCTCGCCCGAAGGCGGCGCGGGGCACAAGCCGAATGCGGATGAAGCCTTGTCGCAGCCCATCGCCATGGCGGTGGGCGTGCTGATGCACCGCTATTCGCTCTCGCGCAGCGCGGCGCTCGAGCGTTTGCAAAAGCTCGCCGCGAGCGAGTCGCGGCCGCTGCAGGTGCAGGCCGAGCGTCTGCTCGATGCGGTCGAGTTGCTTTCCAAGCCTGCGGAAGGCTGA
- a CDS encoding PAS domain-containing hybrid sensor histidine kinase/response regulator yields the protein MPPLNARWLLLGLAAFAAAVSLAEAAELARWFALFSVASLGAAMLLPRVPVGSAEGFADSVVRDSSFAPTTTLPDIEPGRDYFHTLVENMPASLYVFSVDADRRVLNINTHAEREFDVRRSDVVGKTLKEALGRRVAALAEPAMAEALARQGAVEHSFVLTDKQHGGRRVVGARYFALRDAQGQPTLLIALARDVTQAREAETELQRARDAAEHASQAKSQFLASMSHEIRTPMNGILGMTELLLGTKLSDKQRRFVQSVYRSGESLLEIINDILDFSKIEAGKLELAEIDFSLRGVVEDTLELLAPRAHEKGLELSFREEPGLPQVVRGDPLRLRQILTNLVANAIKFTEHGEVVVTLAVAPGQPAGRLVFGVHDTGIGIEAEAIPKLFNSFTQGSVGMARRYGGTGLGLSISRQLVELMGGQIEVRSQPGLGSHFTFVLPLPEVQADPATLGQDLLTMPRLRILVVEDNETNRIVLDNMLTAWGMEVVLAGDGRHGLDILQGKTGIDPNFDLALVDMQMPRLDGMGMALALQASGLHPHMKMVMLSSVSTPDDVRAAHQAGFHRFVPKPVRKAELRQAILGISATISDADRLTPRLSAHILVVEDNVVNQEVIGQMLRSLGCRVHLSSGALAGLRAMCEKQFDLVLMDIQMPGMDGVEALNWFRRGTAGRFNFLTSADTPIIAVTANALGGDEERFLGLGFDDYLSKPFRQSQLLAMLTRHLRPAAPAGSSDGGMPAPSASTSAAASEGGVLDAGALERLRELDPSGENHLMERVVSAFESSVGRLMPQLEDALNGNELGGIRHVAHTLKSSSASIGAMKLSRMCSDLETRARNEQSDGMAERIAQLQAEVEIVRVALKSVLGA from the coding sequence ATGCCCCCGCTGAATGCTCGTTGGTTGCTGCTGGGCCTGGCCGCGTTTGCCGCCGCGGTCTCGCTCGCCGAAGCGGCGGAGCTTGCGCGCTGGTTCGCGCTGTTTTCGGTGGCGTCGCTGGGCGCGGCCATGCTGTTGCCGCGGGTGCCGGTGGGCTCGGCCGAGGGGTTCGCCGATTCGGTGGTGCGCGACAGCAGCTTTGCGCCGACGACCACGCTGCCCGACATCGAGCCCGGCCGTGACTACTTCCACACTTTGGTGGAAAACATGCCGGCGAGCCTCTACGTCTTCAGCGTCGACGCCGACCGCCGGGTGCTGAACATCAACACCCACGCCGAGCGCGAGTTCGACGTGCGCCGCAGCGACGTGGTGGGCAAGACGCTCAAGGAAGCGCTCGGCCGCCGCGTGGCGGCGCTCGCCGAGCCGGCGATGGCCGAGGCGCTCGCACGCCAGGGCGCCGTCGAGCATTCCTTCGTGTTGACCGACAAGCAGCACGGCGGCCGGCGGGTGGTCGGGGCGCGCTACTTCGCGCTGCGCGATGCGCAGGGCCAGCCCACGCTGCTCATCGCCCTCGCACGCGACGTGACGCAGGCCCGCGAGGCCGAAACCGAGTTGCAGCGCGCGCGTGATGCCGCGGAGCACGCGAGTCAGGCCAAGAGCCAGTTCCTGGCCAGCATGAGCCACGAGATCCGCACGCCGATGAACGGCATCCTGGGCATGACCGAGCTGCTGCTGGGCACGAAGCTCTCGGACAAGCAGCGCCGCTTCGTGCAGTCGGTGTACCGCTCGGGCGAGTCGCTGCTGGAGATCATCAACGACATCCTCGACTTCTCGAAGATCGAGGCCGGCAAGCTGGAACTGGCCGAGATCGACTTTTCGCTGCGCGGCGTGGTCGAGGACACGCTGGAGCTCCTGGCCCCGCGTGCCCACGAGAAAGGCCTGGAGCTGAGCTTCCGCGAGGAACCCGGCCTGCCGCAGGTGGTGCGCGGCGACCCGCTGCGGCTGCGCCAGATCCTCACCAACCTGGTGGCCAATGCCATCAAGTTCACCGAGCACGGCGAGGTGGTCGTCACGCTGGCGGTCGCACCGGGCCAGCCTGCGGGGCGCCTCGTCTTCGGCGTGCACGACACCGGCATCGGCATCGAGGCCGAGGCCATTCCCAAGCTCTTCAACTCCTTCACGCAGGGCAGCGTGGGCATGGCCCGCCGCTATGGCGGCACGGGCCTGGGCCTGTCGATCTCGCGCCAGCTGGTCGAGCTGATGGGTGGCCAGATCGAAGTGCGCAGCCAGCCGGGGCTGGGCTCGCATTTCACCTTCGTGCTGCCGCTGCCCGAGGTGCAGGCCGACCCGGCCACGCTGGGGCAAGACCTGCTCACGATGCCGCGCCTGCGCATCCTGGTGGTCGAAGACAACGAGACCAACCGCATCGTGCTCGACAACATGCTCACCGCCTGGGGCATGGAAGTGGTGCTGGCCGGAGACGGCCGCCACGGGCTCGACATCCTGCAGGGCAAGACCGGCATCGACCCGAATTTCGACCTGGCGCTCGTGGACATGCAGATGCCCCGGCTCGACGGCATGGGCATGGCGCTGGCGCTGCAGGCCTCGGGGCTCCACCCGCACATGAAGATGGTCATGCTCTCGTCGGTGTCTACCCCGGACGATGTGCGGGCCGCGCATCAGGCGGGTTTTCACCGATTCGTGCCCAAGCCCGTGCGTAAAGCCGAACTCCGCCAGGCCATTCTGGGGATTTCTGCCACGATTTCAGACGCCGACCGATTGACGCCGCGTCTTTCCGCACACATCCTTGTGGTGGAAGACAACGTGGTGAACCAGGAAGTGATCGGGCAGATGCTGCGGTCACTCGGGTGCCGGGTGCACTTGAGCTCCGGCGCCTTGGCCGGGCTGCGCGCAATGTGCGAAAAGCAGTTCGACCTGGTGCTGATGGACATCCAGATGCCGGGCATGGACGGCGTGGAGGCGCTCAACTGGTTTCGGCGCGGGACGGCCGGGCGATTCAATTTCCTCACATCAGCGGATACTCCGATCATTGCAGTCACGGCCAATGCCCTGGGTGGCGACGAAGAACGCTTCCTCGGGCTAGGCTTCGATGACTACCTGTCCAAACCCTTTCGCCAGAGCCAACTGCTTGCCATGCTGACTCGACACCTGCGCCCCGCGGCACCTGCTGGATCCAGCGACGGTGGCATGCCTGCTCCGTCAGCCTCAACCAGTGCGGCGGCGAGCGAGGGCGGCGTGCTTGACGCCGGAGCCCTGGAGCGCCTGCGCGAACTCGACCCGAGCGGTGAAAACCACCTGATGGAGCGGGTGGTCAGCGCCTTCGAAAGCTCGGTCGGCCGCCTGATGCCGCAGCTCGAAGACGCGCTCAATGGCAACGAGCTCGGGGGTATTCGGCACGTGGCCCACACGCTAAAGTCGTCTTCCGCCAGCATCGGAGCGATGAAGCTTTCCAGAATGTGCTCGGACCTCGAAACCAGGGCCCGCAACGAACAATCCGACGGCATGGCCGAACGCATCGCGCAGCTGCAGGCGGAGGTCGAGATCGTCCGCGTGGCGCTGAAAAGCGTGCTGGGTGCCTGA
- a CDS encoding putative bifunctional diguanylate cyclase/phosphodiesterase: protein MTTLPSSALADDDMLVQPKVLLVDDDEVNLLLTAIALRERGFSITEATSGERAIQLLADWLPDVVVLDALMPGLDGFQTCAELRNLPGFESLPVLMLTGLDDDASITRAYEAGATDFFVKSTQWSLLAGRLRYLLRSSRTRLELERSKAKLARAQDLARMGSFDWRVGQGSPVFSIEGLRVFGMGPGDQVSMRGLLRMIPNENREGFMLVLHDVFRHSSVLATDLPVVLPDGRQQRIIHIEAEPEFNEHGNLSGYTGIVQDVTDRRMAEDKIRHLANFDALTGLPNRRQLIWRAERALEHARRLNHPVALLLIDLDRFKVINDTLGHGAGDELLMEVSRRLRSCVRHSDQVMETSVESMGSRSHRSLEAVGRLGGDEFVALLPEVSDEADAERVADRILDVMREPIFVGGQECFVTASVGIAMFPRDGATVADLMRNSDVAMYSVKAQGRNAALLYRPALAGKGREKLELESALHKAIERNELVLHYQPKVDVRGAKMVGVEALMRWQRGSMLVPPGDFIPLAEETGLIIPLSEWAIREAARQARLWQDSFGFADSIAVNLPNRLFERTDLVEHIHQAVTSYGVPHHAIELEITETGLMKDLQNVIPSLHRLNEIGVEISIDDFGTGYSSLAYLTTLPISELKIDRSFVRDLGMTPQSSAVVTAIIALARSLGLRVIAEGVENMRQMEVLHRLGCVVMQGFLFSKAQPPDVLEQWLEQTVLPRKAPWIVNADESTAAESLRAAIEARSRFGTPQGGNV from the coding sequence ATGACGACACTGCCCAGCTCCGCCCTGGCCGATGACGACATGCTCGTCCAGCCCAAGGTGCTGCTGGTCGACGACGACGAAGTCAATCTTCTGCTCACCGCCATCGCCCTGCGCGAGCGCGGCTTCTCCATCACCGAGGCCACGAGCGGCGAGCGTGCCATCCAGCTCTTGGCCGACTGGCTGCCCGACGTGGTGGTGCTCGATGCCCTGATGCCCGGGCTCGACGGCTTCCAGACCTGCGCCGAGTTGCGCAACCTGCCGGGCTTCGAATCGCTGCCGGTGCTGATGCTCACCGGCCTCGACGACGACGCCTCCATCACCCGCGCCTACGAGGCGGGCGCCACCGACTTCTTCGTCAAATCCACCCAGTGGAGCCTGCTCGCAGGCCGCCTGCGCTATTTGCTGCGCTCCTCGCGCACGCGGCTGGAGCTGGAGCGATCCAAGGCCAAGCTGGCCCGCGCCCAGGACCTGGCCCGCATGGGCAGCTTCGACTGGCGCGTGGGGCAGGGCAGCCCGGTGTTCTCGATCGAGGGCCTGCGCGTCTTCGGCATGGGTCCGGGTGACCAGGTGAGCATGCGCGGCTTGCTGCGCATGATCCCGAACGAAAACCGCGAAGGCTTCATGCTCGTGCTGCACGACGTCTTCCGTCACAGCTCGGTGCTGGCCACCGACCTGCCGGTGGTGCTGCCCGACGGGCGCCAGCAGCGCATCATCCACATCGAAGCAGAGCCTGAGTTCAACGAGCACGGCAACCTGTCGGGCTACACCGGCATCGTGCAGGACGTGACCGACCGGCGCATGGCCGAAGACAAGATCCGGCACCTGGCGAACTTCGACGCGCTCACCGGCCTGCCCAATCGCCGCCAGCTGATCTGGCGCGCCGAACGGGCGCTGGAGCACGCACGCCGCCTCAACCACCCCGTCGCGCTGCTGCTGATTGACCTTGACCGCTTCAAGGTCATCAACGACACCCTGGGCCACGGCGCGGGCGACGAGCTGCTGATGGAAGTCTCGCGCCGGCTGCGCTCGTGCGTGCGCCACTCCGACCAGGTGATGGAAACCTCGGTCGAGTCGATGGGTTCACGCTCGCACCGTTCGCTCGAAGCCGTGGGACGCCTGGGTGGCGATGAATTCGTGGCGCTTTTGCCCGAGGTGTCTGACGAGGCCGACGCCGAGCGTGTGGCCGACCGCATCCTCGACGTGATGCGCGAGCCCATCTTCGTGGGCGGCCAGGAGTGTTTCGTCACCGCCTCGGTGGGGATTGCGATGTTCCCGCGCGATGGCGCGACGGTCGCCGACCTCATGCGCAACTCCGACGTGGCGATGTACTCGGTCAAGGCGCAGGGCCGCAACGCCGCGCTGCTCTATCGCCCGGCGCTGGCCGGCAAGGGCCGCGAGAAGCTGGAGCTGGAGAGCGCGCTGCACAAGGCCATCGAGCGCAACGAGCTGGTGCTGCACTACCAGCCCAAGGTCGACGTTCGCGGCGCCAAGATGGTGGGCGTGGAAGCGCTGATGCGCTGGCAGCGCGGCAGCATGCTGGTGCCGCCGGGCGACTTCATCCCGCTGGCTGAAGAAACCGGCCTCATCATTCCGCTCAGCGAATGGGCAATCCGCGAGGCAGCACGCCAGGCGCGGCTGTGGCAAGACAGCTTCGGCTTCGCCGACTCCATCGCGGTCAACCTGCCCAACCGCTTGTTCGAGCGCACCGACCTCGTGGAACACATCCACCAGGCCGTCACCAGCTACGGCGTGCCGCACCACGCGATCGAACTCGAGATCACCGAGACGGGCCTGATGAAGGACCTGCAGAACGTGATCCCGTCGTTGCACCGGCTCAACGAGATCGGCGTCGAGATCTCGATCGACGATTTCGGCACCGGCTACTCGTCGCTTGCGTACCTCACCACATTGCCGATCAGCGAGCTGAAGATCGACCGCTCCTTCGTGCGCGATCTCGGCATGACGCCGCAAAGCTCGGCCGTGGTCACCGCCATCATCGCGCTGGCCCGCTCGCTCGGCCTGCGCGTGATTGCCGAGGGCGTGGAAAACATGCGCCAGATGGAAGTGCTGCACCGCCTCGGCTGCGTGGTGATGCAGGGCTTCCTTTTCAGCAAGGCCCAGCCGCCCGACGTGCTGGAGCAGTGGCTCGAGCAGACCGTGCTGCCGCGCAAGGCGCCGTGGATCGTCAACGCCGACGAATCCACCGCGGCCGAGTCGCTGCGGGCGGCGATCGAGGCACGTTCGCGCTTCGGCACGCCGCAGGGCGGCAACGTCTGA
- a CDS encoding PAS domain S-box protein — translation MFDPKALRHFLDSLPDAVLVVDRSARIYHANAAAQRWLHINAGSPLQSTQAHLGAALVQSTLQVLSKGVPRLHASAPAFPDHVTLADGTRCAVSLTPLESERWALRIARETPARADDDTQHASMPLELMQLFWESPFPAAVQDENFRLLQVNQAYADFLGYTPEQLVGRDPVDLQPQEDRELNLAYRAQADFFSEPGKPAQLVERRLLHADGRERWCRATWRRWVDEAGRTRYLSILQDNTAEHVARERADRTSRELDDWFDLSPVGMVLFDEQGLLVRTNPAFEALAVQVPVLMSEAEPAVQQLLCWVGGQPLASLQPGASPVESQAVLAQPDGSVRTLRSAVRCYRTASGQLRFMAVVEDRSAEEERDLAQMQIGALMDTAGVGLATFQESGGWVQHGSALAPSGGGDSAAAALQSIRREVVLPESLPEYERLQHALRHGERTEVRYAIRHPELGLRWLQTRVEPATLASGKRTTSVVTLDVTEQHQSHQRSDTLLREMTTILENTTAGMAYLRSGVLVRCNSRFEALLGVRAGQVVGFGLTELFASQPDAPRLVHEIEAALAADSVYEAELSFQLHGQPTQWCALTVRRAGPAGDASEAIAVLSDITRLKAQQIELEALARDRELMFSLSEVGIAFIRDDRVQRANQAMCQLMGLDASTMNGLPTSALYPNEEEFLRLRAITRASMAKTGRWKGERQLRRHDGSLVWVQVSTRQINDDNPDEGLIASYVNVDDRHRAQQAVALQAERTRAILDSVLVGIVTVGPGGIEWMNRSARRMFGGDLADFIGQPMSTVAMPGDEHPFRQTQYLHELVEGQAETFECKVKARDGREFWVVGNAVVTGRESTGRQLTYALLDIERRRQAEARTAEVQASLQRVIEAAPLAISLFDAQTLRIVQVNQTAAQSIGLAPDQLIGRTPEELFEPTLAERYRADMTLALSTRALTQREYRIETDGEARLWDARYLPMASADASTDQLLLVATDVTEQRAAQEARLEAAIAQREMLVKEVHHRIKNNLQGVAGLLQQIGARKPEMAPAISEVVGQVQAIAQVYGLQVGATGPLRVKSVLEAITGSVQRTFGRTIRLTVDGPAHLWALPEAESIPIALTINELLTNAVKHSMAIDDPSAVHCSLVCSEARVQIGIANRGQLPAGFNLARFPGGVSGLGLVRALLPRRSATLTVEQQGDDVLATIVLVPPGVTRIEPA, via the coding sequence ATGTTCGACCCCAAGGCCCTGCGTCACTTCCTGGATTCCCTGCCCGACGCAGTCCTCGTCGTCGACCGAAGCGCCCGCATCTACCACGCCAACGCCGCCGCGCAGCGTTGGCTCCACATCAACGCCGGCAGCCCCCTCCAATCCACCCAGGCGCACCTGGGCGCAGCACTCGTCCAGTCGACGCTGCAGGTCTTGAGCAAAGGCGTGCCGCGGCTCCACGCTTCAGCCCCGGCTTTCCCCGACCACGTCACCCTGGCCGACGGCACCCGCTGCGCCGTGTCGCTCACGCCGCTCGAAAGCGAACGCTGGGCGCTGCGGATCGCACGCGAAACGCCTGCTCGGGCCGATGACGACACACAGCACGCATCGATGCCGCTGGAGCTGATGCAACTCTTCTGGGAGTCGCCATTCCCGGCCGCCGTGCAAGACGAGAACTTCCGCCTGCTGCAGGTGAACCAGGCCTATGCCGACTTCCTCGGCTACACCCCCGAGCAGCTCGTCGGCCGCGACCCGGTCGACCTGCAGCCGCAGGAAGACCGCGAGCTCAACCTCGCCTACCGCGCGCAGGCCGACTTCTTCTCCGAACCCGGCAAGCCCGCGCAACTCGTGGAGCGCCGGCTCCTGCACGCCGACGGGCGCGAGCGCTGGTGCCGCGCCACCTGGCGCCGCTGGGTCGATGAAGCGGGGCGCACACGCTACCTCTCGATCCTCCAGGACAACACCGCCGAACACGTGGCGCGCGAGCGGGCCGACCGGACGAGCCGCGAGCTTGATGACTGGTTCGACCTGAGCCCGGTGGGCATGGTGCTCTTCGACGAGCAAGGGCTGCTGGTGCGCACGAACCCCGCCTTCGAAGCGCTGGCCGTGCAGGTGCCGGTGCTGATGTCGGAGGCCGAGCCGGCGGTGCAGCAACTGCTGTGCTGGGTGGGCGGGCAGCCGCTCGCGTCGCTGCAGCCGGGTGCGAGCCCCGTCGAGTCGCAGGCCGTCCTCGCGCAGCCTGACGGCAGCGTGCGAACCCTGCGCTCCGCCGTGCGCTGCTATCGCACGGCGAGCGGCCAGCTGCGCTTCATGGCGGTGGTGGAAGACCGCAGCGCCGAAGAGGAACGCGACCTCGCGCAGATGCAGATCGGGGCGCTGATGGACACGGCCGGCGTCGGCCTCGCCACCTTTCAGGAGTCGGGCGGCTGGGTGCAGCACGGCAGCGCCCTGGCGCCATCGGGCGGTGGCGATTCGGCGGCGGCTGCGTTGCAGTCGATCCGCCGCGAGGTGGTACTGCCCGAGTCGCTGCCCGAATACGAGCGGCTGCAGCACGCGCTGCGTCACGGCGAGCGCACCGAGGTGCGTTATGCGATCCGCCACCCCGAGCTCGGGTTGCGCTGGCTGCAGACGCGGGTGGAGCCGGCGACGCTCGCCTCGGGCAAGCGCACCACCTCGGTCGTGACGCTCGACGTCACCGAGCAGCACCAGTCGCACCAGCGCAGCGACACGCTGCTGCGCGAGATGACCACCATCCTCGAGAACACCACGGCCGGCATGGCCTACCTGCGCAGCGGCGTGCTGGTGCGTTGCAACAGCCGCTTCGAGGCGCTGCTCGGCGTGCGCGCGGGGCAGGTGGTGGGCTTCGGGCTGACCGAGCTCTTCGCGAGCCAGCCCGATGCGCCGCGGCTCGTGCACGAGATCGAGGCGGCACTGGCCGCCGACAGCGTGTACGAGGCCGAACTCTCGTTCCAACTGCATGGACAACCCACGCAGTGGTGCGCGTTGACCGTGCGCCGCGCGGGCCCCGCGGGCGATGCGTCGGAGGCGATCGCGGTGCTGTCCGACATCACCCGTCTCAAGGCGCAGCAGATCGAGCTGGAGGCGCTGGCGCGCGACCGCGAGCTGATGTTCAGCCTGTCGGAGGTGGGCATCGCATTCATTCGCGATGACCGGGTGCAGCGCGCCAACCAGGCGATGTGCCAGCTCATGGGGCTCGATGCGAGCACGATGAACGGCCTGCCGACCTCGGCGCTGTATCCCAACGAAGAAGAGTTCCTGCGCCTGCGCGCCATCACCCGCGCATCGATGGCCAAGACCGGCCGGTGGAAGGGCGAGCGCCAGCTGCGGCGGCATGACGGCAGCCTGGTGTGGGTGCAGGTCAGCACCCGCCAGATCAACGACGACAACCCTGACGAGGGCCTGATCGCGTCGTATGTCAACGTCGACGACCGGCACCGCGCGCAGCAGGCGGTGGCGCTGCAGGCCGAGCGCACGCGCGCCATCCTCGACTCCGTGCTGGTGGGCATCGTCACCGTGGGGCCGGGCGGCATCGAGTGGATGAACCGCTCGGCGCGCCGCATGTTTGGTGGCGATCTGGCGGATTTCATCGGGCAGCCGATGAGCACCGTGGCGATGCCGGGCGACGAGCACCCGTTCCGCCAGACGCAGTACCTGCACGAGCTGGTGGAAGGCCAGGCCGAGACCTTCGAATGCAAGGTCAAGGCGCGCGACGGCCGCGAGTTCTGGGTGGTGGGCAACGCAGTGGTGACGGGCCGCGAGTCGACCGGCCGGCAGCTCACCTACGCGCTGCTCGACATCGAGCGGCGCCGACAGGCCGAGGCGCGCACGGCCGAAGTGCAGGCCTCGCTGCAGCGGGTGATCGAAGCGGCACCCTTGGCCATCTCGCTCTTCGACGCGCAGACGCTGCGCATCGTGCAGGTCAACCAGACCGCGGCGCAGAGCATCGGCCTCGCGCCCGACCAGCTGATCGGCCGCACGCCGGAAGAGCTCTTCGAGCCCACGCTGGCCGAGCGCTACCGCGCCGACATGACGCTCGCGTTGTCCACACGCGCGCTCACGCAGCGCGAGTACCGCATCGAGACCGATGGCGAAGCGCGCCTGTGGGATGCCCGCTACCTGCCGATGGCCTCGGCCGATGCGTCGACAGACCAGTTGCTGCTCGTGGCCACCGACGTGACCGAGCAGCGTGCCGCGCAGGAAGCGAGGCTCGAGGCCGCCATCGCGCAGCGCGAGATGCTGGTGAAGGAAGTGCACCACCGCATCAAGAACAACCTGCAGGGCGTGGCTGGCCTCTTGCAGCAGATCGGCGCGCGCAAGCCCGAGATGGCCCCGGCCATCAGCGAGGTCGTGGGCCAGGTGCAGGCTATCGCGCAGGTCTACGGCCTGCAGGTGGGGGCGACCGGGCCGCTGCGGGTGAAGAGCGTGCTGGAGGCGATCACGGGCTCGGTGCAGCGCACCTTCGGCCGCACGATCCGCCTCACGGTGGACGGCCCGGCCCATCTGTGGGCGTTGCCCGAGGCCGAGAGCATCCCGATCGCGCTCACGATCAACGAGCTGCTGACCAACGCGGTGAAGCACAGCATGGCGATCGACGACCCCTCGGCCGTGCACTGCAGCCTGGTCTGCAGCGAGGCCCGGGTGCAGATCGGCATTGCGAACCGCGGGCAGTTGCCCGCGGGCTTCAACCTCGCGCGCTTTCCGGGCGGCGTGTCGGGCCTCGGCCTCGTGCGTGCGCTGCTGCCGCGGCGCAGTGCCACGCTCACGGTGGAGCAGCAAGGCGATGATGTGCTCGCGACCATCGTGCTCGTGCCGCCCGGCGTGACGCGCATCGAGCCGGCCTGA
- a CDS encoding sensor histidine kinase: protein MTSVLLAVLALLALVAAAAAVGWSVKAQQRQRALERELQAARAREHALVQSLDLWQWRTDPQHRVTQLRPPASAKPANWPSLDDRPLLWDVFQSNDGSLRPRLMSHAAFEGVTASLASHAGLVLRGVPMLDAEGQYAGHVGTASLPADATAPPATPSAQDLQDQESFSYTVSHDLRAPIRVVEGFTKILKEDYGRLLDRIGNDHLDRVLGAAARMNSMIDALLALSQLSTRPLTRQPVNLSQLIGYIVDDLRRQSPERQVVVMVEPGLQVQGDATLLRVALENLLGNAWKYTAKCREPRIWVERTEHEGRPAFAVRDNGAGFDMRFADRLFGVFQRLHSATDFQGTGVGLASVRRIMRRHGGDIWAEGEVDRGARFVFWIGG from the coding sequence ATGACCTCCGTGCTGCTCGCCGTGTTGGCCTTGCTCGCCCTGGTGGCTGCCGCGGCGGCCGTGGGTTGGTCGGTCAAGGCGCAGCAACGGCAACGGGCCCTCGAGCGTGAGTTGCAGGCCGCCCGTGCACGCGAGCACGCACTGGTGCAGTCGCTCGACCTCTGGCAGTGGCGCACCGACCCACAACACCGCGTGACGCAACTGCGCCCGCCGGCCTCGGCCAAGCCGGCCAACTGGCCTTCCCTCGACGACCGCCCGCTGCTGTGGGACGTGTTCCAGTCGAACGACGGCAGCCTGCGCCCGCGCCTGATGTCGCACGCTGCCTTCGAGGGCGTGACGGCCTCGCTCGCCAGCCACGCCGGCCTGGTGCTGCGCGGCGTGCCGATGCTCGATGCCGAGGGCCAGTACGCCGGCCATGTGGGCACCGCGAGCCTGCCCGCAGACGCCACCGCGCCCCCCGCCACCCCGAGCGCGCAAGACCTGCAAGACCAGGAATCCTTCAGCTACACCGTCTCTCACGACCTGCGCGCGCCGATTCGCGTGGTCGAGGGTTTCACCAAGATCCTGAAGGAAGACTACGGCCGCCTGCTCGACCGCATCGGCAACGACCACCTCGACCGCGTGCTCGGCGCCGCGGCGCGCATGAACAGCATGATCGACGCGCTGCTGGCGCTGTCGCAGCTGTCGACACGCCCGCTCACGCGCCAGCCGGTCAACCTGTCGCAGCTCATCGGCTACATCGTCGACGACCTGCGCCGCCAGTCGCCCGAGCGGCAGGTGGTGGTGATGGTCGAGCCCGGCCTGCAGGTGCAGGGCGACGCCACGCTGCTGCGCGTGGCGCTCGAGAACCTGCTCGGCAATGCGTGGAAATACACCGCCAAGTGCCGCGAGCCGCGCATCTGGGTCGAGCGCACCGAGCACGAAGGCCGGCCGGCGTTTGCGGTGCGCGACAACGGCGCGGGCTTCGACATGCGCTTCGCGGACCGGCTCTTCGGTGTGTTCCAGCGCCTGCACAGCGCGACGGATTTCCAGGGCACCGGCGTCGGGTTGGCCTCGGTGCGGCGCATCATGCGCCGGCATGGCGGCGACATCTGGGCCGAAGGTGAAGTCGACCGCGGCGCGCGCTTCGTGTTCTGGATTGGGGGTTAG